One genomic region from Enterobacter hormaechei ATCC 49162 encodes:
- the mog gene encoding molybdopterin adenylyltransferase yields MNTLRIGLVSISDRASSGVYQDKGIPALEAWLSSALTTPFEIQTRLIPDEQPIIEQTLCELVDEMSCHLVLTTGGTGPARRDVTPDATLAVADREMPGFGEQMRQISLHFVPTAILSRQVGVIRKQALILNLPGQPKSIKETLEGVKAEDGSVIVHGIFASVPYCIQLLDGPYVETDGNVVAAFRPKSARRETIS; encoded by the coding sequence ATGAATACCTTACGCATCGGCTTAGTGTCGATTTCTGACCGCGCCTCCAGCGGTGTTTATCAGGATAAAGGCATCCCTGCTCTGGAAGCGTGGCTGAGCAGCGCGCTCACTACCCCGTTTGAGATCCAGACTCGCCTGATCCCGGACGAGCAGCCGATCATCGAGCAGACCCTGTGTGAACTGGTGGATGAGATGAGTTGCCACCTTGTTCTGACAACGGGCGGAACCGGCCCCGCGCGCCGCGATGTGACGCCGGACGCGACGCTGGCGGTTGCCGACCGCGAAATGCCGGGCTTCGGTGAACAGATGCGTCAGATCAGTCTACACTTTGTCCCGACGGCCATTCTTTCCCGTCAGGTCGGGGTGATCCGCAAACAGGCGCTGATCCTGAACCTGCCGGGGCAGCCGAAGTCGATCAAAGAAACGCTGGAAGGGGTGAAAGCCGAGGACGGCAGCGTTATCGTGCACGGCATCTTTGCAAGTGTACCGTATTGTATACAGTTGCTTGACGGTCCCTATGTGGAAACTGACGGCAACGTGGTAGCAGCATTTCGCCCTAAAAGCGCTCGCCGCGAAACAATCTCCTGA
- a CDS encoding MFS transporter, which translates to MSHNTRPLNRLDYKTLTLAALGGALEFYDFIIFVFFAAVVGALFFPADIPEWLRQVQTFGIFAAGYLARPLGGIVMAHFGDLVGRKKMFTLSILLMAVPTLAIGLLPTYESMGIIAPLLLLLMRILQGAAIGGEVPGAWVFVAEHVPVRRIGIACGTLTAGLTIGILLGSVVATIINTSMTQQAVHDWGWRIPFLLGGAFGLVAMYLRRWLQETPIFLEMQQRKALAQELPVKTVVVRHKKAVVVSMLLTWLLSAGIVVVILMSPVWLQKQYGFAPAVTLQANSIATIMLCFGCLAAGLAADRFGASVTFIVGSLLLAASSWAFYHLAGNHPEQLFLLYGIVGLCVGVVGAVPYVMVRAFPPEVRFTGISFSYNVSYAIFGGLTPIVVTVLMGVSPLAPAWYVLALSLMGLVLGMWLRQSEGRRARDAGTTEGSVFFTNR; encoded by the coding sequence ATGTCACATAACACCCGACCTCTGAATCGACTGGACTACAAAACCCTGACGCTCGCCGCCTTAGGCGGCGCGCTGGAGTTTTACGACTTCATCATCTTCGTCTTCTTCGCTGCCGTCGTGGGGGCGCTGTTTTTCCCGGCGGATATCCCTGAATGGCTGCGTCAGGTGCAAACCTTCGGCATTTTTGCCGCCGGATATCTGGCGCGTCCGCTGGGCGGCATTGTCATGGCGCACTTTGGCGATCTGGTTGGGCGCAAGAAGATGTTTACCCTCAGTATCCTGCTGATGGCCGTGCCGACGCTGGCGATTGGTCTTTTGCCTACCTATGAGTCGATGGGCATTATCGCCCCGTTATTACTGCTGCTGATGCGTATTCTCCAGGGGGCGGCCATCGGTGGGGAAGTGCCGGGCGCCTGGGTGTTTGTCGCGGAGCACGTCCCGGTGCGCCGGATCGGCATTGCGTGCGGAACGCTGACCGCAGGGCTGACGATCGGGATCCTGCTTGGCTCCGTGGTCGCCACCATCATCAATACCAGCATGACGCAGCAGGCCGTTCACGACTGGGGCTGGCGTATCCCGTTCCTGCTGGGCGGGGCGTTTGGGTTGGTGGCAATGTACCTGCGACGCTGGTTGCAGGAGACGCCAATATTTCTGGAAATGCAGCAGCGAAAGGCGCTGGCGCAAGAACTGCCGGTGAAAACGGTGGTGGTGCGGCATAAAAAAGCGGTGGTGGTATCGATGCTTCTGACCTGGCTGCTGTCTGCGGGCATTGTGGTGGTCATTTTGATGTCGCCAGTCTGGCTGCAAAAACAGTACGGTTTTGCGCCCGCCGTGACGTTACAGGCGAACAGTATCGCGACAATTATGCTCTGCTTTGGCTGTCTGGCCGCCGGTCTGGCGGCGGATCGTTTCGGGGCCAGCGTGACCTTTATTGTCGGCAGCCTGCTGCTGGCCGCGTCGAGCTGGGCATTTTACCATCTGGCGGGCAACCATCCTGAACAGCTGTTCCTGCTGTACGGCATTGTCGGGCTGTGCGTGGGCGTCGTTGGCGCCGTACCGTACGTGATGGTCCGCGCCTTCCCGCCGGAGGTACGCTTCACCGGGATCTCTTTCTCTTATAACGTCTCGTATGCCATTTTCGGTGGGCTGACCCCGATTGTGGTCACGGTGTTGATGGGCGTGTCGCCGCTCGCACCAGCGTGGTACGTGCTGGCGTTATCGCTGATGGGTCTGGTATTGGGGATGTGGCTTCGCCAGTCAGAGGGACGTCGTGCCCGCGACGCGGGCACGACAGAGGGATCAGTGTTTTTCACCAATCGGTAG
- a CDS encoding alanine/glycine:cation symporter family protein translates to MPDFFFFINEVLWGSIMIYLLSGAGIWFTWRSGLIQFRYIRKFGRSLKNSVTPQPGGLTSFQALCTSLAARVGSGNLAGVALAIGAGGPGAVFWMWVTAIIGMATSFAECSLAQLYKEKDSKGQFRGGPAWYMARGLGMRWMGVLFSLFLLIAYGLIFNTVQANSVAHALRFAFNCPEWLTGGALALLTLLTIVTGLKGVARLMQWLVPLMALLWVSTSLLVCAIHIDEVPNIIATIFKSAFGWREAASGALGYTVSQALAAGFQRGMFSNEAGMGSTPNAAAAAASWPPHPAAQGIVQMIGVFTDTIVICSASAMIMLLAGATEHPSGNTTGIHWVQQALVSLVGGWGAGLVALVVGLFAFSSIAVNYIYAENNLIFLKVDSRLARNVLRAGVLTMVIVGSLLSMPMIWQIADVIMALMAITNLTAILLLSPVVALIARDYLRQRKLGVQPVFDASRYPEIESQLAPGTWDDLPRQ, encoded by the coding sequence GTGCCTGATTTCTTTTTCTTTATTAACGAAGTCCTTTGGGGTTCGATCATGATATACCTGCTTTCAGGAGCAGGTATCTGGTTTACGTGGCGCAGCGGGCTGATTCAGTTCCGCTATATCCGCAAATTTGGCAGAAGTCTGAAAAACAGCGTCACCCCACAGCCGGGCGGTCTGACCTCGTTTCAGGCGCTCTGTACCAGCCTGGCCGCACGCGTGGGCAGCGGTAACCTGGCCGGTGTCGCGCTGGCGATCGGCGCGGGCGGTCCGGGCGCGGTATTCTGGATGTGGGTGACAGCGATTATCGGCATGGCCACCTCCTTTGCGGAGTGCTCCCTTGCGCAGCTCTACAAAGAAAAAGACAGTAAAGGTCAGTTCCGAGGCGGCCCTGCCTGGTATATGGCTCGCGGGCTGGGAATGCGCTGGATGGGCGTGCTCTTCTCACTCTTTTTACTGATTGCCTATGGCCTTATTTTCAATACCGTACAGGCAAACTCCGTCGCCCACGCGCTACGTTTCGCCTTCAACTGTCCGGAGTGGCTGACGGGCGGCGCGCTTGCCCTTCTCACCCTGCTGACCATTGTGACCGGGCTAAAAGGGGTTGCCCGCCTGATGCAGTGGCTGGTTCCGCTGATGGCGCTGCTGTGGGTGTCCACCAGCCTGTTGGTGTGCGCGATACATATCGACGAGGTGCCGAACATTATCGCCACCATTTTCAAAAGCGCGTTCGGCTGGCGCGAAGCTGCTTCCGGCGCACTGGGTTACACCGTAAGCCAGGCACTCGCCGCAGGATTTCAGCGGGGGATGTTCTCCAACGAAGCGGGGATGGGTTCCACGCCGAATGCCGCCGCCGCGGCCGCATCCTGGCCCCCGCATCCCGCCGCGCAGGGCATTGTGCAGATGATTGGCGTCTTCACAGACACCATTGTTATCTGTTCCGCCAGCGCGATGATAATGCTGCTGGCTGGTGCGACTGAACATCCGTCCGGCAATACGACAGGTATTCATTGGGTACAACAGGCGCTGGTCTCCCTCGTCGGCGGCTGGGGCGCGGGCCTTGTCGCACTTGTCGTGGGGCTGTTTGCCTTCAGTTCCATTGCGGTGAATTATATCTATGCCGAAAATAACCTTATTTTCCTGAAGGTTGATTCGCGTCTGGCCCGCAACGTACTTCGCGCGGGGGTGCTGACGATGGTGATCGTCGGCTCCCTGCTCAGCATGCCGATGATCTGGCAAATAGCGGACGTCATTATGGCGCTGATGGCCATCACCAACCTGACGGCCATTTTGCTCCTTTCACCGGTTGTGGCGCTGATCGCGCGCGATTATCTGCGTCAGCGCAAGCTCGGCGTACAGCCCGTCTTTGACGCCTCACGCTATCCCGAAATCGAGTCACAACTTGCCCCTGGCACCTGGGATGATTTGCCGCGGCAATAA
- the tal gene encoding transaldolase has protein sequence MTDKLTSLRQFTTVVADTGDIAAMKLYQPQDATTNPSLILNAAQIPEYRKLIDEAVTWAKAQSNDRAQQVVDATDKLAVNIGLEILKLVPGRISTEVDARLSYDTEASIAKAKRLIKLYNDAGISNDRILIKLASTWQGIRAAEQLEKEGINCNLTLLFSFAQARACAEAGVYLISPFVGRILDWYKANTDKKEYAASEDPGVISVTEIYEYYKQHGYETVVMGASFRNVGEIIELAGCDRLTIAPALLKELAESEGTIERKLSYTGEVKARPERITESEFLWQHNQDPMAVDKLADGIRKFAIDQEKLEKMIGDLL, from the coding sequence ATGACGGATAAATTGACCTCCCTTCGTCAGTTCACTACTGTCGTCGCTGACACCGGAGATATCGCGGCAATGAAGCTGTACCAGCCGCAGGATGCCACAACCAACCCTTCTCTGATCCTTAACGCCGCGCAGATCCCTGAGTATCGCAAACTGATCGACGAGGCGGTGACCTGGGCGAAAGCACAGAGCAATGACCGCGCGCAGCAGGTTGTGGATGCCACTGACAAACTGGCAGTGAACATCGGTCTGGAAATCCTGAAACTCGTTCCTGGCCGTATCTCTACCGAAGTTGATGCACGTCTCTCCTACGACACCGAAGCGTCTATCGCCAAAGCAAAACGCCTGATTAAACTGTACAACGATGCGGGCATCAGCAACGATCGTATCCTGATCAAACTGGCCTCTACCTGGCAGGGCATCCGCGCTGCTGAGCAGCTGGAAAAAGAAGGCATCAACTGTAACCTGACTCTGCTGTTCTCCTTCGCGCAGGCGCGTGCATGTGCAGAAGCTGGCGTATACCTGATTTCTCCGTTCGTGGGCCGTATTCTGGACTGGTACAAAGCCAATACCGACAAGAAAGAGTATGCGGCGTCTGAAGATCCTGGCGTGATTTCCGTGACTGAAATCTACGAATACTACAAACAGCACGGCTATGAGACCGTTGTTATGGGCGCAAGCTTCCGTAACGTCGGCGAAATCATCGAGCTGGCTGGCTGTGACCGCCTGACCATCGCCCCTGCGCTGCTGAAAGAGCTGGCAGAAAGCGAAGGGACTATCGAGCGTAAACTGTCTTACACCGGCGAAGTGAAAGCGCGCCCGGAGCGCATCACCGAATCCGAGTTCCTGTGGCAGCATAACCAGGATCCAATGGCCGTAGACAAACTGGCGGACGGTATCCGTAAGTTTGCTATCGACCAGGAAAAACTGGAAAAAATGATCGGCGACCTGCTGTAA